A window of the Planctomycetota bacterium genome harbors these coding sequences:
- a CDS encoding serine dehydratase: MRGPSSSHCAAALRIGRIARDLLGGTPDTVRVEFDRAGSLPTTYRSQGSDMGLCGGLLGWDCTAAGLPESPAALAAAGCRLEFATVDVGDPHPATYRLALAGHGRHHTLRAISTGGGMIDVVDIDGFALALAGDAHETLVWHADGAVAERIRARLAAAADIDAVRLHARGAAAGGGWLVQASAAGFVADDGLGIVPGDGTLVRRLAPVLPVPTRRSARVPFSTAAALLAADAGRGLPLSDHAIDYECQRGTLSAGRVLEMMDQIVRILRRSIAQGIAGTDHADRVLGHQSGEFARRLAAGRLLDGGALDRTVLYVTALMEVKSALGVIVAMPTAGACAALPGVVIAVAERMGKGDDEIARALLAAGLVGVFIATAWTFAAEVGGCQAEGGAAAAMAAAALVTLAGGPTPRALAAASMALQSMIGLVCDPVANRVEAPCLGKNVMAAANALACANMALAGFDEVIPLDEVIETARRVGNQMPRELRCTGLGGLSITPTSLAIQARLEGGRAGCGSNGCGCG; encoded by the coding sequence ATGCGCGGCCCGTCGAGCTCGCACTGCGCCGCGGCGCTGCGGATCGGACGCATCGCCCGCGATCTCCTCGGCGGCACCCCCGACACGGTGCGCGTCGAGTTCGACCGCGCCGGGTCGCTCCCCACGACGTACCGGTCGCAGGGCTCCGACATGGGCCTGTGCGGCGGGCTGCTCGGCTGGGACTGCACGGCCGCCGGCCTCCCCGAGTCGCCCGCCGCCCTCGCGGCCGCGGGATGCCGTCTGGAGTTCGCCACAGTCGACGTCGGCGACCCCCACCCCGCCACCTACCGCCTCGCGCTGGCCGGCCACGGGCGCCACCACACCCTCCGCGCGATCTCGACCGGCGGGGGCATGATCGACGTCGTCGACATCGACGGCTTCGCGCTGGCGCTCGCCGGCGACGCCCACGAAACGCTGGTCTGGCACGCCGACGGCGCGGTCGCCGAGCGGATCCGCGCCCGGCTGGCCGCCGCAGCCGACATCGACGCGGTTCGGCTCCACGCGCGCGGCGCCGCGGCGGGGGGCGGCTGGCTCGTCCAGGCCAGTGCGGCGGGGTTCGTCGCCGACGACGGCCTCGGGATCGTCCCCGGCGACGGCACCCTGGTGCGGCGCCTCGCACCGGTGCTCCCCGTGCCCACGCGCCGCTCGGCACGGGTCCCGTTCTCGACCGCCGCCGCCCTGCTGGCCGCCGACGCCGGCCGGGGCCTGCCGCTGTCGGACCATGCGATCGACTACGAATGCCAGCGTGGCACCCTGTCCGCCGGGCGCGTGCTGGAGATGATGGACCAGATCGTCCGCATCCTCAGGCGCTCGATCGCCCAGGGGATCGCCGGCACGGACCACGCCGACCGCGTCCTCGGCCACCAGTCGGGGGAGTTCGCCCGACGGCTCGCCGCCGGTCGGCTGCTCGACGGCGGGGCGCTCGACCGGACGGTGCTCTACGTCACGGCACTGATGGAGGTGAAAAGCGCCCTCGGGGTGATCGTGGCGATGCCCACGGCCGGTGCCTGCGCGGCGCTCCCGGGCGTGGTGATCGCCGTCGCCGAGCGGATGGGAAAGGGCGACGACGAAATCGCCCGTGCCCTCCTCGCCGCCGGCCTCGTCGGCGTGTTCATCGCCACCGCCTGGACGTTCGCCGCGGAGGTCGGCGGTTGCCAGGCCGAGGGGGGGGCCGCGGCGGCGATGGCGGCGGCGGCCCTGGTGACCCTCGCCGGCGGGCCGACGCCGCGGGCGCTGGCAGCGGCGTCGATGGCGCTGCAGAGCATGATCGGCTTGGTCTGCGATCCGGTCGCCAACCGCGTCGAGGCGCCGTGCCTGGGAAAGAACGTGATGGCCGCGGCCAACGCCCTGGCCTGTGCGAACATGGCGCTGGCCGGCTTCGACGAGGTGATCCCGCTCGACGAGGTGATCGAGACGGCGCGGCGGGTCGGGAACCAGATGCCCCGCGAGCTGCGCTGCACCGGGCTGGGAGGGCTGTCGATCACGCCGACGTCGCTGGCGATCCAGGCGCGGCTGGAGGGCGGCCGTGCCGGCTGTGGCAGCAACGGCTGCGGCTGCGGGTGA
- a CDS encoding redox-sensing transcriptional repressor Rex: MSDTRPPAGEPPSDVSVPKVVVSRLSLYLRELQRLQAAGQQTISSGQLGTLLGFSDAQVRKDLGFFGQFGYPGVGYRCDELIRAMRDILGTNHFWPVVMVGAGNLGQALLGYRGFGRQNFSIQAVFDADPAKVGQVIQGLPILPLAELPRIVREHGIRLGMIVVPADQAQQVADRLVAAGVEGVVNFAPVTLALPPQVQVVSVDLAIELEQLSFAVTNRLVKPGETAAAGGPSDAPATTAAGDGSTPGELRTGSGGESSPR; the protein is encoded by the coding sequence ATGAGCGACACGCGACCCCCAGCCGGCGAGCCCCCTTCGGACGTCTCGGTGCCGAAGGTGGTGGTCAGCCGGTTGAGCCTGTACCTCCGCGAGCTCCAGCGGCTCCAGGCTGCCGGTCAGCAGACGATTTCGTCGGGGCAACTCGGCACGCTCCTGGGGTTCAGTGACGCCCAGGTGCGGAAGGACCTCGGTTTCTTCGGGCAGTTCGGCTACCCGGGTGTCGGCTACCGCTGCGACGAGTTGATCCGGGCGATGCGCGACATCCTCGGCACCAACCATTTCTGGCCGGTGGTGATGGTCGGCGCCGGCAACCTCGGGCAGGCCCTGCTCGGCTACCGCGGCTTCGGCCGGCAGAACTTCTCCATCCAGGCGGTGTTCGACGCCGACCCGGCCAAGGTCGGGCAGGTCATCCAGGGCTTGCCGATCCTCCCGCTCGCGGAGTTGCCGCGGATCGTCCGCGAGCACGGCATCCGCCTGGGGATGATCGTCGTGCCTGCCGACCAGGCCCAGCAGGTCGCCGACCGGCTCGTCGCCGCGGGGGTCGAAGGGGTCGTCAACTTCGCCCCGGTGACGCTCGCCCTGCCACCGCAGGTCCAGGTCGTTTCCGTCGATCTGGCGATCGAGTTGGAGCAACTCTCGTTCGCGGTCACCAACCGGCTGGTGAAGCCGGGGGAGACCGCTGCCGCCGGCGGTCCCAGCGACGCGCCCGCGACGACCGCAGCCGGCGACGGATCAACGCCCGGAGAGCTGCGGACGGGGTCAGGCGGCGAGTCGTCACCACGATGA
- a CDS encoding arylsulfatase has product MPIRSWPLLTLLAALWVARGTPARAADRLPNVVILYADDFGYGDLGCQNPDSKIPTPHLDRLAAAGTRFTDAHSSSGVCTPSRYALLHGRAHWRKFHGIVNAFDPPILDAERLTLAELFRGKGYATAAIGKWHLGWDWEAIRRPGAEPRVEKGNRVFGPGDFDWSRPIPGGPLDHGFDTYFGDDVPNFPPYAWFENDRLPFPPTVDLAITAETAEGNWECRAGPAVAGWDFHAVMPRLTERAVAWIGEQSAARPFFLYFPFTSPHAPIVPTVEFAGRSGAGGYGDFVVQTDAAVGAVLNALEAAGLADDTIVIFSSDNGPERYAYERIRRFGHRSMGPLRGLKRDLWEGGHRVPLVVRWPGRVPAGRVEPGLVAQMDLFASLAALVGAEVPGGSAEDSLDQRACLLGTGPSRRTTLIHNTAAGRYAIRAGDWVLIDGPSGGISQVPDWYVSERGDTPHGQPGELFDLRTDLAQKHNRYADEPDRVADLRRRLREIVGDRLTAGGR; this is encoded by the coding sequence ATGCCGATCCGTTCATGGCCCCTGCTGACGTTGCTCGCCGCACTCTGGGTGGCGCGGGGCACACCGGCCCGGGCCGCCGACCGCCTCCCCAACGTCGTCATCCTCTACGCCGACGACTTCGGATACGGGGACCTCGGGTGCCAGAATCCGGACTCGAAGATCCCCACCCCCCACCTCGACCGCCTCGCCGCGGCAGGAACGCGGTTCACCGACGCCCACAGTTCGTCGGGGGTCTGCACGCCGAGCCGCTACGCGCTCCTCCACGGCCGCGCCCACTGGCGCAAGTTCCACGGGATCGTCAACGCCTTCGACCCGCCGATCCTCGACGCCGAGCGGCTCACACTCGCCGAACTGTTCCGCGGCAAGGGCTACGCCACGGCGGCGATCGGCAAGTGGCACCTCGGCTGGGACTGGGAGGCGATTCGCCGCCCCGGCGCCGAGCCGCGCGTCGAGAAGGGCAACCGCGTGTTCGGCCCGGGCGATTTCGACTGGTCGCGGCCGATCCCCGGCGGTCCGCTCGACCACGGGTTCGACACCTATTTCGGCGACGACGTCCCGAACTTTCCCCCCTACGCGTGGTTCGAGAACGACCGGCTGCCGTTCCCCCCCACCGTCGATCTCGCGATCACGGCCGAGACCGCCGAGGGGAACTGGGAGTGCCGTGCCGGTCCGGCCGTCGCCGGCTGGGATTTCCACGCCGTCATGCCCCGGCTCACCGAGCGCGCCGTGGCGTGGATCGGGGAGCAGTCGGCCGCCCGGCCGTTCTTCCTCTATTTTCCATTCACGTCGCCGCACGCCCCGATCGTGCCCACCGTCGAGTTCGCGGGGCGGTCCGGCGCCGGCGGCTACGGCGACTTCGTCGTCCAGACCGACGCCGCGGTCGGGGCGGTGCTCAACGCCCTCGAGGCGGCCGGACTCGCCGACGACACGATCGTGATCTTCTCCTCCGACAACGGCCCCGAGCGCTACGCCTACGAGCGGATCCGCCGCTTCGGCCACCGGAGCATGGGGCCGCTCCGCGGCCTCAAGCGTGACCTCTGGGAGGGGGGCCACCGCGTGCCGCTGGTCGTCCGCTGGCCGGGCAGGGTGCCGGCCGGCCGGGTGGAACCAGGGCTCGTCGCCCAGATGGACCTGTTCGCCTCGCTGGCGGCGCTGGTCGGTGCGGAGGTCCCGGGGGGGTCGGCCGAGGACAGCCTCGACCAACGGGCGTGCCTGCTCGGCACGGGCCCCTCGCGCCGCACCACGCTGATCCACAATACGGCCGCCGGCCGCTACGCGATCCGCGCTGGCGACTGGGTGCTCATCGACGGGCCGAGCGGCGGCATCAGCCAGGTCCCCGACTGGTACGTTTCCGAGCGCGGCGACACGCCTCACGGCCAGCCGGGGGAACTGTTCGACCTCCGTACCGACCTCGCCCAGAAGCACAACCGCTACGCCGACGAACCCGACCGCGTCGCCGACCTGAGGCGCCGGCTCCGTGAGATCGTCGGCGACCGGCTCACGGCCGGTGGCCGGTAG